The Thermodesulfobacteriota bacterium region ACTTTTTGATACAGATCGCTGTATACGGAGATATCTTCATGAGATTTTAAATCAGAGCTTTGATGCACTACAAAGGGAGGAATGTAGTTCATGCCGCAAAGAGCTGCCGTCCTCTCAAAAACTTTTAGAAACTCTCCCACATTGTAGTAATGTACTCCCTGCTGAGAGTAAGACTCTTCACTTCCTCCAGTTGTAATAGCATTCATCATCAGCTTGCCCACAAGAGCACTACCCCCATGACCGTATGCAAAACCGTATTCCAAAACAAGATCAATCCACTCTTTCATTAATGCAGGACAGCTGTACCAGTAAAAAGGGTGCTGAAGTACTATGACATCGTGCTCTAAAAGCAGTTTTTGTTCTTCTTTAACATCAATTAGGAAATCTGGATAGATCTCATAAAGATCTCTAAAAGTTACTCCCTCAAGATCCTTTACAGCTTTACAAAGCTCCAGATTTACTTTGGATTTTTCAAAAGCAGGGTGAGCAAAGATAACTAGTATTTTGTTTATGATGTTGTTAGGCATTTTTTCAAATATATCTCTTATATTATATGAGTAGTCTTTTGATAAAAGTTTTCAGATAAATGTTAATTTATGATGTATATGATCATTTAATCCACTTAAGTTTACTATAAAAAGATTGGAATGCCTCATGTTGGCCAAAATCGATTTAATTAATCATCAAAAAGAGATATAATTTATTAAGTTTTGATGTACTGATGTAGTTGACTTTTGACTGATTGGATATAATTATATTGTAAGGCATTATTTAAGGTGAGTTACGGTGGGGAAATACTTTGAGCAAAGATACACTCATCCAACAATTTGAAAATAAGATGCTGAGTCACATGGACTCCGCATACAACCTAGCACGCTGGATCACAGGGCATGACCAAGATGCTGAAGACGTGGTTCAAGAAGCTTATATAAGAGCCTTTAGAGGTTTTGAGAAATATACCGATATTAATAGTCTAAGCTGGCTCCTTACCATAGTTAGAAACACTTCATATAACTGGATGAAAAGCAAGCACGGTTACAGGCATCTGATCGAGTTTGATGAGTCTGTACACAGTGCTACTGACGAGCCTGGTTTTGTCGGGGACAGAAGTCAGGACTTTAGACAAGATGCAATATTAAATTCGAGCAGAAATAAAGATCTTCTGCATCAAGCGCTCAAGGAAATGCCTCTTATATTTAGAGAGGTGATAGTGCTTCATGAAATTGAAGATCTCTCATATAAAGAAATAGCAGATATAGTGGGCGTTCCCGTTGGCACGGTAATGTCCAGGCTTTCTAGAGGAAGAAGGCGTCTGCAAAAGACTTTAGCAAGCAGATTGAGCAGGAGAAATCAGGTTGAGTTGTAGTCAAGTTAGAACCATTTTGTATGATTATATTAATGCTTATGTAGATGAAGAGCTATCTACTACGGACCACTCCGCAATTCAAAAGCACCTAGAGGTCTGCGCGCACTGTGCCAATGAAAAATTCCAAATTGAACAAATAGGCAATACTATTCACAATCAATTTTCCTACTCTGCTCCCTATGGGCTAAAAGAGAATATAAGACACACAATAACTGGGCTTGCCGACTCTGACATAAACTTAAGCAATGTAGCAAAACGGCGCTTTGCTTGGCGATGGACATACTATGTAATACCTCCTGTAGTTACAGCAGTTGCTGCAGTACTGCTAATATTCTCCATGATGCCCACTCAAGATGAAGTGATGATGCACAACATGATGGAGCAAGAGATA contains the following coding sequences:
- a CDS encoding zf-HC2 domain-containing protein, giving the protein MSCSQVRTILYDYINAYVDEELSTTDHSAIQKHLEVCAHCANEKFQIEQIGNTIHNQFSYSAPYGLKENIRHTITGLADSDINLSNVAKRRFAWRWTYYVIPPVVTAVAAVLLIFSMMPTQDEVMMHNMMEQEIVSAHVRSLMEDNLLHVESKGPQEVKPWFNNRVDFAAQPEDLAADGFSLKGGRLDYLNKHTAASLVYESDDHIINLFVFPTMEADMKSFKNFQNRGYNIVKWVNKGLEYCAISDISLDELNKFARVYRKKITSPN
- a CDS encoding sigma-70 family RNA polymerase sigma factor, which translates into the protein MSKDTLIQQFENKMLSHMDSAYNLARWITGHDQDAEDVVQEAYIRAFRGFEKYTDINSLSWLLTIVRNTSYNWMKSKHGYRHLIEFDESVHSATDEPGFVGDRSQDFRQDAILNSSRNKDLLHQALKEMPLIFREVIVLHEIEDLSYKEIADIVGVPVGTVMSRLSRGRRRLQKTLASRLSRRNQVEL
- a CDS encoding NAD(P)H-dependent oxidoreductase encodes the protein MNKILVIFAHPAFEKSKVNLELCKAVKDLEGVTFRDLYEIYPDFLIDVKEEQKLLLEHDVIVLQHPFYWYSCPALMKEWIDLVLEYGFAYGHGGSALVGKLMMNAITTGGSEESYSQQGVHYYNVGEFLKVFERTAALCGMNYIPPFVVHQSSDLKSHEDISVYSDLYQKVILTLRDTTLDIRSLSEFQYINEYILDQFESWSV